The genomic region GCGTTGAGCGGCAGCAGCACCCGCACGCTCGTTCCCTCGCCGGGCTGGCTTTCGATGTCGATTTTTCCACGATGTGCTTCGACCAATTCTTTGGCTATGGCCAGCCCCAGGCCGCTGCCGGTGGATTCGATCGATTTGTAAAAACGCTCGAAGATGTGCGCCAGATCTTCAGCGGCAATCCCCTCCCCCGTGTCGTGAATGCCGATCTCCAATTGATCCTTTTCCGACAAGCGGCACGTCGCCCGGATGGTATCGCCCGTCGAAGAGTGCCGGATTGCGTTAATGATCAGATTGACCAAAACCGTGCGCATCCGCAGCGGATCGATGTTCACCAGCGGCAGATCGTCGACGATCTCTGTTTTGCAAATTATGCCTTTCTCTTCCGCCTGCGGCCGCAGCGCCGCCATCGTCTCGCCGATCAGAACCGATAAATCCGTCGGCTCTTTTCGTAAGTCCAACGCACCGCTTTCAGCCAGCGCCAGGGTTCGCAGATCTTCGATCAGGCGGCTCATCTGGCGCGTTTCCTCCAGGATGGATTCGAAATGCACATCCTGGCGAGGGTAAACGCCGTCGAGCATTCCCTCGATCCGGCCTTGAATCACCGTGAGCGGCGTGCGCAGTTCATGCGTGACGTTCGCCAACAAATCGCGCCGCTGCGATTCATGCTCCTGAAGCTGCGTCGCCATGGCGTTGAACGCATGCGCCAGGGATCGCATTTCAGGGCTTCCTCGTTCCGAAATCCGCACCGAATAATCCCCTTCCGCAATTCGGTCCGATGCGGCAACCATCTGATCGATGGGAGACACGAGACGGAGCAAGGCACGCCCTGCGAAGAAGAAAATGACAGCCAGCGCTCCAATCCCTCCAACGAGCACTCCCACCGGTTTGAAGTCTGGCCAGCCGATTCCCTCCACCAGACCGGACATGAGGTTGATTGTCATCGAACAAGCAAGCGATGTTAATATAAAGGCTCCGATGAGACCTATGATCAACTTGGGCAGAAGGCTCGGATGCTTCCGCCGCATCATGCGGTGAATCGGAGGCCAGGGTTCCTCCTCGGGCCACCACGGCGGCCTGCCCCAATAGGAACGCCGGGCATAACGCATGCGCATGAAATCGGACCGGGAATATTTATCGCGCTTCATCGGAGAAACGGTATCCCACACCGTAAACGGTCAGTATGTAACGCGGTTCGCTGGGATTTGGTTCGATTTTACGGCGGATGTTTTTGATGTGGGCGTCGATGGCGCGCTCGTAGGATTCGATCGCCACACCGTGAATCGACTCGAGCAGTTGAGCGCGCGTGAAAATCCGGCCGGGTTGGCCGGCAAGTTTGGCGAGCAGTTGAAATTCCGTGGGGGTAAGATCGACGTTTCGATCGCCAATCCGCAGCCGCATGCTTCCAGTTTCGAGGGTGACGTCGAGCACCCGGATGACTTCAGGAGTCTCTTCTACGGCTTCCACGCGGCGAAAGACGGCGCGTATGCGCGCCACGAGTTCCTTGGGACTGAACGGCTTGGTCACGTAGTCGTCGGCTCCCAGCTCTAACCCGACGAGTTTATCTGGCTCCTCATCCCGGGCGGTCAACATCACGATGGGCACGTTCGAGTTCCGGCGCACTTTTCGACACACGTCGAGGCCATCCATGTCCGGCAAACCCAAATCGAGCACGATGAGATCCGGTGATTGGCTGCGGACCGCCGCCAGGGCGGATTCACCATCGTAGGCCGCGACGACCGAAAAGCCCGCGTTTTCGAGATAGTCGCGAGCGATTTGCACGATCTTGGGCTCATCATCGACGATCAGCACCGTTTTCACGATAGAAGCCTCCGCGCGGGGATGCGCACGAAGCATATCCCCACGCGTCCATTATAGGGCAGAAGATCACTCCTCTGCAGGCGCTTCGTCGTCTGCGGCCATCTCGTGGAGATGGCGGTGCCACGAGCGAACCATGGGAGGGACGCCCTCCTCCCAATCCATGCGGCGCCAATGTCTCGGTCCATATCCACGCCAATGCCTGCGTGCACCCCAAAATCCGATCCCGAAAATCGGGAACAGAATCAAGGGAATCGCAATCTTCAGCAGAAACATGAAGCCGATTACGGCGATGGCAACACCCAGCAGCGGCGGGAAGTAACCGAAGTGCCACGGATGCGCCGGCAGTTCCACGCTTTGATCCGCAGCGGAAGCAGCGCCCAGGTTGTATACGTAGAAACCCAGGGCAATCAAACCGCAGACCAGCACCAGAATCCCCACGACGGAAAAGAAAATCCGATTTTTCATTGTAACTACCTCCTTTGGTATTTTGTACTGCGTTGAATTCTGGTCCACGATTGTGAACAGAGTATGAACGAAATGTGGAAGAATGGGGGAGATCCCGTCGAACCGGCAGCGCATCAGAGCAGGCATGCATATAAATGCTGCTTCATCGCATAACCCGATTGCGAAATAAATAAAGTTGGTCTACATTGCGCCTTAAAACCGCGGATTAGCAAGGATGATCGCCGTGAAAAAGACCATGATCTCAAGTTTGCTCATCATTCTGTTGAGTGCTTGTGCACAGGCGACCCCGCCTCCACCCACGGCGACGCCCTCACCTATCCCGCCAACAGCGACGCCGACGGCGACCATCACATTGACACCCACGGCGACCCTCACACCGACACCCACAAATACGCCAACGGAGACCATGTCACCGACGCCAACCGATACTGCGACGCCCACGATCACGCCCACCGAAGAAGCGCCATACGTGACGGCCAACGGCGAAGTGAACTGCCGCTATGGACCGGATGCCGACTACCTGTATGCGTGGGGTCTTTCGGAAGACGACACGGCCTCCCTGGAAGGACGCAACTACGAAGGGACCTGGCTCTACGTCCAACCCCACGACACGGATTGGACCTGTTGGGTCGCCGCTTCGACCGTCACGGCGTCCGTCGACATCGAAAGCGTGCCGGTCGTCTACCCCGTGATTTACGTCCATCCGTCCGTTTCAAATCCGAGCGGGGTCAAAGCCACCCGAAGCGGCAGCAGTGTTACCATCAGCTGGAACCCGGCGCCGGATGCCATCGGGTTGGGGTATCTCGTCGAAGCACGCATCTGTACTGGAAGCTATTTGATCGACGTGGTCGAGTCAACAACCAGCACGTCCATCACGCTTACGGATAAAGACGGCTGTTCCGGCGATTCATACGGACAGGTCCGGGTGTTCGATAAACGCGGATACAGCGCACCGTTCAAGATCAAATGGCCCAAGCCATGAAGATCCCCAGCGAGGTCGCATGACGCTGAGCAGACGATTGATCATTGCCTTCTTCAGGATTCTGACCGGCGCCCTCTGCCGCATAGACGACACGCCGCTGCGCAAGGTGCCGCAGCGCGGTCCTTTGATCCTGATCATCAACCACATCAACCTGGTGGAAGTGCCGGTGTTCTACACCCGCCTGCAGCCACGCCCGATCACCGGCTTCGTCGCCGCGTATCGCTGGAAGAGCGCCTTCTTCCGCTGGCTGTTGAACGCCGTGGACGCCATTCCACTGCATCGCGGCACGGCGGACGTGTCCGCCATGCGGGAGGCGCTCGAACGTTTGAAGCGGGGCGCCATCCTGGTGATCGCCCCGGAGGGTACCCGCAGCGAACACGGCAGACTGCAGAGCGCCCACGCCGGCAGCGTGCTTTTGGCGCTGCACAGCGGTGCGCCGATCCAGCCGGTCGTATGCTACGGCAACGAACGCTTCAGCGACAACCTGCACCACCTGCGCAGGACGGAGCTGCACCTGGCGGTGGGGGAAGGTTTTTACCTGAATGCGGGTTCGGGGCGAGTCTCTCAGGACGTTCGCCAGGAAATGTTGGACGAAATGATGTATAAGCTGGCTGCGCTGCTGCCCGCCGAATATCGCGGCGAGTATGCCGATCTCGAACGGGCAAGCGAGAATCACATCCGTTCGATTTGATCCCAGCCAATTCCAACCTACATAAAACACCGCCGGTGCAGCGGAAATCCGGCGGTGTCCTTTTTATCAGAACGATCCGGGTGAAATTATTTTGGCCAGGGTATGGTCACCGGATCGGTGTAGCCGTGCTTTTCGACGGCTTGAACGGTGCCGTTTGAAGGCCGGTCGCAAGTCTGTTCGTCCGTGATCGTGAGGGAATTGGTATCCGTGTGATAAACCATATCGACCAGATACCCATGCAGACAAACCTGAGCTTTGTTGAAGTAGCCGCGATCGTCGTCCAGGGTCATGTTGACTGGCGTCCAGAAGATGACCACGGTATCGCCGTCCCTTTGGGCTCTTACCTTCTCCGGTGGATCGTACAACGTGGATTTCGGCAGGAGATTCATGTAGGTCGTAACGGAGAAGATATCGCCATCCACGTCCACCACGGAGGCCGAAATCCAACAAGCCCAGTGCTGTTTCTCCCAACTCACCCAGAGCCAGCTTCCATCGTAGTTTCGGTTCCAGAGAATGCCCTTGTCCCCGGGGTAGAAATCCCCGGCGTGTAAATATGCCGTCGCAGGACCGTAGCGGCAGTGGGATTGGGTGTTCACCGTCACCTTGGGGAAATCGAAGGTCGGTGTGAGCGTGATCGTGGGAGTGGGTGTGATCGTCGGGGTGAGCGTTTGAGTTGGCGTGAGTGTGATCGTTGGCGTGTACGTCGGTGTGTAGGTCAGCGTCGGCGTCGGTGTGAAGGTCTTCGTGGGTGTATGGGTCGGGGTGGGTGTATCCGTGGCAAAAATCTGCTGCACCTGAGCACACCCACTCAGGCTGAGAGCGATCAAAATGAGTACGAAAAATAACCCGCGCTTTGGAGATCTTTTACCTTTATCCACGATCATCACTACTCCACAGAGAATACCAGGCCGCTTTTCGGAATTGTAGCCAAGGAATACGGCTTTCTCAATGGCCCGTATGGCCTGTATCCAGATCGAAATTACCTCACTCGAACGACCAGGCACAAGCAAAGCCTTGCGGGACGACGAACGGATCGAGATTGTATTCGTCCAGGTAGAGAACCACGGTTTCGGTCTGATACCCGATCGTAATTTCGTACACATCCACGATCGTTACCCCGGTATCGAACGAACCCCGCCGCACATATTCGATTTCTTCACCTTGAGGTCCGAGAAGCAAATCCAGATACGCTCGCTCCAGGGCCGGTCCTTCAAACACATCCCCTCGCCCCACACCGATCGGGTTGTCCCTCGTGTGGCCGTACGTCGGATCCGTGCTTACGGGACACATGTTTTCCATGGGCGTCGGCTCGAAGAATTCGACCGATTCAAGAATCTCTACGGCGATGGACTCCCCGTCGAGCGCCCAACGTTCAAACGGCGCAGCGGCGATGATTTCAAAGGAAGTATCGCCGTGATGATAGGCCACGGCGACAAAACCGATCATTTTCTCGCCAAACATCTCGCCCGCAATATTGATCGCAAATCCCTGCTCATCCCCGATTTGATACGGATAAATACCCGAAGCACTGAACGAATCCATTTCCCCCGATAGATACGAAGCCAAATCGTTTACGGCCTTTCGTAACGTCGTATCGGGCTTCAGGGGGCCTCCCCCCAAGGTGATGATAACTTCGGGAGCGTCGCTCGATAGCATTACTGACCCCGGTTGATACGCACGATAGAATCCCTCGGCCTGGCGATAGCGGAAGCCCCCGTGTTCGATATCTTCGTAATCACCAAGGCTGAAATCGATGGTTGGGATCGCCGTTGGCTCCGGTGTAGCCGTGCGTGTGGGTGGTGAAGTGACTGATGGTGTAGCCTCCGCCGTTTGCGTCGCGTTGGCATCGGCCGAGACCTTCGCTGCCGTGGCGTCGAGATCGGCTTGCGAAGGACCGCATGCGACCAGCGTTATCAATATCAACAAATACTTCGAACCCAATTTGATCGTCGTTCTCATCTGACCCCGCTCCTGTTCCGAAACTGCGCGGATACGCAACAATAGAACACAAAATCCGGATTGGCAAGCACGAACAGAAGACCGAACAAAGCCTTTCCACTTGGTTCAAGATGCAAGCTGTTGTATAAAGAGACAGAGTTCTTGGGGAGGCGCCTGTGACAGTTCGAACGGGATTCATCACCGGCACCGGCTTTTATACGCTGCCGAATATCCAGATGTCAAAAATAATGCGTGTGGCCACGCCTTTCGGTAAAGCCGACGTGCAAATCGCCCGTCTGGAAGGCCAGCAGATCGCCTTCCTCCCCCGCCACGGCGTGAACCACCGGCTTGCACCGGACGAAATTAACTACCGCGCCAACATCTACGCCCTGCACGAACTCGGAGTCGAACGCATCCTTGCAACCAGCGTCTGCGGTTCGCTGATTCCGGACTGGCAGCCCGGCACACTGGTGTTGATCGACCAGTTCCTCAATTTCACAACAGGTCGCCCGGACAGCTTCTACCCGCTGGGCGGAAAGTTGGCCCACGTCGACGTGACCGACCCCTACTGCCCCACCCTGCACGGCGCCATGGCCAGATCGGCCGCGGAACTCGACATCGACCTGCAGCGCGGGGCCACGTACGCCTGTTTCTCCGGGCCGCGATTCGAGACCCGGGCGGAAATCGAGATGGTCCGCCGGCTGGACGGCCATTTGGTCGGGCAAACCAACTACCCCGAATGCGTGCTCGCACGCGAGCTGGCGATGTGCTACGCCACCCTGGGCGTCGTCAGCAATCCGGCGGCGGGTATGGGATCGAGCCTGAGCGCCGGCGAAGTGATGATGAATCTGCAAGGTATGGGGGATAGCATCGGCCGTTTGTTCGAAGGCGTCATTCGCCTGCTGCCCGAGCCGTACGACTGCGCTTGCCGCCACGCGCTCGACGAGGCGTTTCTCTAGATGACTTCCGCCTCAGCTTGAAAGGAAGCGACATGAAACCATCTATCGACCTGCTGATCGAGAACGGTTTGATCGTCACCATGGACGACGCCGACCGGGTCATCGAGGACGGCGCGGTGGCCATCCGGGAGGCCGAAATCATCGACGTCGGAACCACATCCGAACTGCACGCCAGGTACGCGGCGAAGGAGGAAATCGACGCCGGTGAGCACATCGTCATGCCGGGATTGATCAACGCCCATTCCCATCTGGCGATGACCCTGTTCCGCGGCTTCGCCGACGACCTGCCGCTCGACCCGTTTCTGGCGCGGGTGTGGGAGGCGGAAGGCCGCTTCATCCACCCGGATACGGTGACAATCGGCACGCGCCTCGCTTTCGCCGAGATGATCCGCGGCGGCACGACCATGGCGCTGGACATGTACTGGTTTCCGGAAGCTTCGGCGGATGTGGCCAGCGAAACCGGTTTTCGTTTGATCAACGGTCCAATTTTCGTCGATTTCGACGGCCCGGACGGCATTCCCGCAGCCGAGCGTGCACCTCGTGGACGGGAGTTTTTCCAGCGCTACGCGGAAAATCCCTTCGTCCTGCCCTGCGTCCTGCCGCACGGCACCTACACCGTCTCGCCGGATATCCTCAGGCAGGCCTGGGAACTTGTCGTCGAATACGAAGCCCTCTTTCACACCCACGCTTCCGAGACGGCGGGCGAAGTCAGCACGGTGCGCGAGAGATACGGGATGACGCCTCCGCAGCATCTCGATCACCTGGGACTTTTAAGCCCGCGCACCAGCCTGGCGCACTGTGTCCACCTGAGCGACGACGACATCCGGCTCATCGCCGAGCGCGGCGCTGCGGCCGTCCACTGCCCGATTTCCAATCTCAAGATGGGCTCCGGCATCGCTCCGCTGCCCAAGATGCACGCCGCCGGCATCCCCATCGTGCTGGGCACCGACGGCGCGGCGACGGGCAACGATCTGGACATGTGGAAGCAGATGCGCCTCGCCGCCATTCTGCATCGCGGCGTGAATCACGACCCCACCTTCAACTCCGCAGAGAACGTGGTCGCTTGTGCGACACGCCAGGCGGCAGCGGCCTTGGGCATCGGCGACCGATTCGGTTCGCTCGCAGCCGGCAAGTACGCCGACCTGATCCTGATCGATCTCGGCAGCGAACATCTCGTACCGATGTACGACGTGTTCTCGCACCTGGTGTACGCTGTGGGGCGCGAGGACGTGTCCACGGTGATCATCCACGGTCGGCTAGTCATGCGACAGCGCGAGCTGCTGACCATCGACGAAGCCGAAACGGTGGCCCGTACGCGCGAACTGGCGGCAGGGTACGCCGAGGCCATGCCGCTTCCATAAGAAGGCGTGATCCCCAACAGGATTTCACCCGCTTGACATATCGAAGTTTATCGATATAATAAACACGATGCCGAAAGAATCGGATTCATTGGACACCGTAACCTTTGCCAAAGCGTTGGCGGACGAAACCCGCCAGCGGATCATGGCATTCTGCTGCTGTCAGGCCAGAAGCGTGAACGAGATCGTGGAGGCGCTCGACGTCACCCAGCCTACTGTTTCGCACCATCTGGCGATCCTGCGCAACGCCAACCTGGTCAACGTCAGACGCAAAGGCAAGCAGGTGTTCTACGAACTCAACCAGGGGCGTCTGGCCGACGCGTGCTGCGTCGTGGCAGTCACATTCGCCCCTGAGCATCCTGTGGAGGTGAAAGAGTGATCCATATTTTTTTAGGATGTAACATCGAAATATGTAAATACGTCGATAAGGAGAGTGTACGATGAATAACAAGCAGAAAACGTCCGAAACGAGCAACATCCGCAGCAAGGTTCGTGAACATTACGGCAACTTTGCCGTGAAGTTCGATCCCCAGAGTGCAGGAGGATGCTGCGGATCGAGCGCCGGCAACGAATCGATTCAACTTTCGATCTATGAAACCCCGGATGTCGACAGCCTCCCCGTCGACGTCACGGGGATCTCGGCGGGCTGCGGGGATCCGGTCACGCTGGCGTCGTTAAGGCCCGGGGAAACCGTGCTCGACCTCGGCTCGGGAGGCGGCATCGATTGTTTCCTCGCCGCCCGGAAGGTGGGCGAAAGCGGCAAGGTGATCGGTGTGGACATGACCCCCGAGATGCTCGATAGAGCCCGGGCGAACAAGGCCAAGATCGGGGCGGAAAACGTCGAATTCCGCCTGGGAGAGATCGAGCACCTCCCCGTCGCAGACGACAGCGTGGACGTGATTCTCTCGAACTGCGTCATCAATCTCAGCCCCGACAAGCCCGCCGTGTTCCGTGAAACGTTCCGCGTGCTCAAACCGGGCGGGCGTTTCGCCGTAACCGACATCGTCACGGATGGACCGCTGCCCGAAGTCATCCGCGAGAATCTGGCTGCCTGGTACGGCTGTGTCGCCGGCGCGCTGGACTATCGCGATTACGTCGCCGCTCTGGAAGCCGCCGGGTTCAGCGACGTGCAGGTATCGCGTGTGGAAATCGGACTCGATCCGGCAGACATTGCCGAAGAACTCGAGAAATACGGCATCGAGCTGCCCGAACCCAAAGACGGGGAGCAGAAGCGTATCGCCATGGTCGATGGCAAACCGGTGGAACTCGACCTCGAGGATTTCAATCCGCCTTTCAGCGCCCGCATCAGTGCTCTGAAGCCGGAAGCCTGATCCGGGAGTAGACCTGAAAATCACCTGCGCGTTTCACCCCCCAAGGGGATGTGCGCGCAGGTGAAAGGCGTTATCGTGGGTATATCCCGATCGCAAGGAGCTCCCCATGGAAAGCTTTCTGGCCTATCCCCTCGAGCCGCAGACGCTGGCCGCCGACAGCGACATGCGCACGCTGGCCCGCTTCCGCCGCACGATGTCCCCCGAAGATCAAGCCGTCCTCGACAAGCTGCTCGCCTCCGTGCAGCATCACTGGCCGGTCCGAAAGGCCAGCGCGCATCTAACG from Anaerolineales bacterium harbors:
- a CDS encoding HAMP domain-containing sensor histidine kinase, whose product is MKRDKYSRSDFMRMRYARRSYWGRPPWWPEEEPWPPIHRMMRRKHPSLLPKLIIGLIGAFILTSLACSMTINLMSGLVEGIGWPDFKPVGVLVGGIGALAVIFFFAGRALLRLVSPIDQMVAASDRIAEGDYSVRISERGSPEMRSLAHAFNAMATQLQEHESQRRDLLANVTHELRTPLTVIQGRIEGMLDGVYPRQDVHFESILEETRQMSRLIEDLRTLALAESGALDLRKEPTDLSVLIGETMAALRPQAEEKGIICKTEIVDDLPLVNIDPLRMRTVLVNLIINAIRHSSTGDTIRATCRLSEKDQLEIGIHDTGEGIAAEDLAHIFERFYKSIESTGSGLGLAIAKELVEAHRGKIDIESQPGEGTSVRVLLPLNADRPFSLDDSTSIQDMR
- a CDS encoding response regulator transcription factor, which produces MKTVLIVDDEPKIVQIARDYLENAGFSVVAAYDGESALAAVRSQSPDLIVLDLGLPDMDGLDVCRKVRRNSNVPIVMLTARDEEPDKLVGLELGADDYVTKPFSPKELVARIRAVFRRVEAVEETPEVIRVLDVTLETGSMRLRIGDRNVDLTPTEFQLLAKLAGQPGRIFTRAQLLESIHGVAIESYERAIDAHIKNIRRKIEPNPSEPRYILTVYGVGYRFSDEAR
- a CDS encoding lysophospholipid acyltransferase family protein, with product MTLSRRLIIAFFRILTGALCRIDDTPLRKVPQRGPLILIINHINLVEVPVFYTRLQPRPITGFVAAYRWKSAFFRWLLNAVDAIPLHRGTADVSAMREALERLKRGAILVIAPEGTRSEHGRLQSAHAGSVLLALHSGAPIQPVVCYGNERFSDNLHHLRRTELHLAVGEGFYLNAGSGRVSQDVRQEMLDEMMYKLAALLPAEYRGEYADLERASENHIRSI
- a CDS encoding MTAP family purine nucleoside phosphorylase, with amino-acid sequence MTVRTGFITGTGFYTLPNIQMSKIMRVATPFGKADVQIARLEGQQIAFLPRHGVNHRLAPDEINYRANIYALHELGVERILATSVCGSLIPDWQPGTLVLIDQFLNFTTGRPDSFYPLGGKLAHVDVTDPYCPTLHGAMARSAAELDIDLQRGATYACFSGPRFETRAEIEMVRRLDGHLVGQTNYPECVLARELAMCYATLGVVSNPAAGMGSSLSAGEVMMNLQGMGDSIGRLFEGVIRLLPEPYDCACRHALDEAFL
- a CDS encoding amidohydrolase family protein yields the protein MKPSIDLLIENGLIVTMDDADRVIEDGAVAIREAEIIDVGTTSELHARYAAKEEIDAGEHIVMPGLINAHSHLAMTLFRGFADDLPLDPFLARVWEAEGRFIHPDTVTIGTRLAFAEMIRGGTTMALDMYWFPEASADVASETGFRLINGPIFVDFDGPDGIPAAERAPRGREFFQRYAENPFVLPCVLPHGTYTVSPDILRQAWELVVEYEALFHTHASETAGEVSTVRERYGMTPPQHLDHLGLLSPRTSLAHCVHLSDDDIRLIAERGAAAVHCPISNLKMGSGIAPLPKMHAAGIPIVLGTDGAATGNDLDMWKQMRLAAILHRGVNHDPTFNSAENVVACATRQAAAALGIGDRFGSLAAGKYADLILIDLGSEHLVPMYDVFSHLVYAVGREDVSTVIIHGRLVMRQRELLTIDEAETVARTRELAAGYAEAMPLP
- a CDS encoding metalloregulator ArsR/SmtB family transcription factor, which gives rise to MPKESDSLDTVTFAKALADETRQRIMAFCCCQARSVNEIVEALDVTQPTVSHHLAILRNANLVNVRRKGKQVFYELNQGRLADACCVVAVTFAPEHPVEVKE
- the arsM gene encoding arsenite methyltransferase, with protein sequence MNNKQKTSETSNIRSKVREHYGNFAVKFDPQSAGGCCGSSAGNESIQLSIYETPDVDSLPVDVTGISAGCGDPVTLASLRPGETVLDLGSGGGIDCFLAARKVGESGKVIGVDMTPEMLDRARANKAKIGAENVEFRLGEIEHLPVADDSVDVILSNCVINLSPDKPAVFRETFRVLKPGGRFAVTDIVTDGPLPEVIRENLAAWYGCVAGALDYRDYVAALEAAGFSDVQVSRVEIGLDPADIAEELEKYGIELPEPKDGEQKRIAMVDGKPVELDLEDFNPPFSARISALKPEA